From Arthrobacter sp. FW306-2-2C-D06B, a single genomic window includes:
- the ftsX gene encoding permease-like cell division protein FtsX: MRLAFILGEIGSGLRRNLSMVISVVLVTFVSLTFVGAAGMLQMQINQMKGYWYDKVQVAIFLCNDSSTSTGCASGAVTKEQQANLAKMLDSPTVKQYITDYQFESQADAFKHFKEQFSNSPIVDSVTQDQLPSSFRINMKDPQKYQIISETFSSQAGVETVSDQRQVLERIFEWMNGASVAAMVVAGVMIFCAVLLITTTIRLSAFSRRRETGIMRLVGASKTVIQLPFILEGVIAAVVGAVLASGTLWLVAQFWLNGDLSRQFLNTPFISSAQVLVIAPVLIALGGGLAGISSLLTLRRYLKV, from the coding sequence GTGAGGCTCGCTTTTATCCTGGGCGAGATCGGCAGCGGCCTGCGCCGGAACCTGTCCATGGTGATTTCCGTTGTCCTGGTGACGTTTGTCTCCCTCACCTTTGTCGGAGCTGCCGGCATGCTGCAGATGCAGATCAACCAGATGAAGGGTTACTGGTACGACAAAGTCCAGGTTGCCATCTTCCTCTGCAACGACTCCTCGACTTCGACGGGATGCGCTTCGGGCGCGGTCACCAAAGAGCAGCAGGCCAACCTGGCCAAAATGCTCGATTCGCCGACAGTCAAGCAGTACATCACCGACTACCAGTTCGAATCACAGGCCGACGCGTTCAAGCACTTCAAGGAACAGTTCTCCAACTCTCCGATCGTTGACTCGGTGACACAGGACCAGCTTCCTTCGTCTTTCCGAATCAACATGAAGGACCCCCAGAAGTACCAGATCATCAGCGAGACCTTCTCCTCCCAGGCCGGGGTGGAGACCGTCAGCGATCAGCGCCAGGTCCTGGAACGGATCTTTGAATGGATGAACGGTGCCTCTGTTGCGGCAATGGTGGTCGCGGGAGTCATGATCTTCTGTGCCGTCCTGCTCATCACCACCACCATCAGGCTGTCCGCGTTCAGCAGGCGGCGGGAGACAGGCATCATGCGTCTCGTCGGAGCGTCAAAGACCGTTATCCAACTGCCGTTCATTCTTGAAGGCGTCATCGCCGCGGTCGTGGGTGCAGTCTTGGCTTCCGGCACACTGTGGCTGGTTGCCCAGTTCTGGCTTAACGGTGACTTGTCGCGGCAGTTCCTGAACACTCCGTTTATTTCCTCGGCCCAGGTACTCGTGATTGCTCCGGTCCTGATAGCGTTGGGCGGCGGCCTGGCCGGGATATCTTCACTTCTGACCCTCCGTCGATATCTCAAGGTCTAG
- a CDS encoding M23 family metallopeptidase, protein MTRKYQAALRLRKVRGRAKVAGSVLAIALAASLGTAPMAHADNLDDQQAALNAESARVQQSLEFVDANIAKAAGDLVVYQGQLPGAQQALLEAQGKVATAVKEADALAARVDLAQQSKAQITQQLENDKQKITDTKKLIGQIAAQAYKSGGVPTNVALMFGANDGGNLTDTMDLANQAMRSQNATMTKLTQQSATNVNSQARLTAVEQEIRDLKAKADAALEREKAARDDAAAKKAEVDKLISDTTRLNSQLQAAKPGIQAQLQQVKANQDAVAAEISERDRKLREAWLAEQQRLAAAAAAAAQAQNQAAPQPFVPPASNPRSNFGLIHPVPANIPITSGFGWRATPPGTIDFYGQGGYMHTGIDFGAPCGTPVYAAAAGTVFSAGWGNDGGGNRVKISHGVINGDSLTTVYYHNTSVVVSSGQQVSQGQLIAYSGTTGNSTGCHVHFETWVNGQAVDPMNLL, encoded by the coding sequence ATGACACGGAAGTACCAGGCTGCGCTGCGGCTGCGAAAAGTTAGAGGCCGTGCGAAGGTTGCTGGATCCGTGCTGGCCATTGCGCTCGCGGCGAGCCTTGGCACTGCCCCGATGGCACACGCTGACAACCTCGATGACCAACAGGCCGCCCTCAACGCGGAGTCGGCGAGGGTCCAGCAGTCCTTGGAATTCGTTGATGCCAACATTGCCAAGGCCGCCGGCGACCTTGTGGTCTATCAAGGACAGCTCCCGGGAGCTCAGCAGGCACTTCTCGAAGCCCAGGGCAAGGTTGCCACAGCGGTGAAGGAGGCGGACGCCCTGGCGGCCCGCGTGGACCTCGCGCAGCAGAGCAAAGCCCAGATCACCCAGCAGCTGGAAAACGACAAGCAAAAGATCACCGACACCAAGAAGCTCATCGGCCAGATCGCGGCTCAGGCATATAAGTCCGGTGGCGTTCCCACGAACGTTGCGTTGATGTTCGGAGCGAACGACGGCGGCAACCTCACGGACACCATGGACCTCGCCAACCAGGCGATGCGCAGCCAGAACGCCACGATGACGAAGTTGACGCAGCAGAGCGCCACGAACGTTAACTCCCAAGCCCGGCTCACCGCCGTCGAACAGGAAATCCGCGACCTCAAGGCGAAAGCGGACGCGGCGCTTGAGCGCGAAAAGGCAGCCCGCGATGATGCCGCTGCCAAGAAGGCGGAAGTGGACAAGCTGATATCCGACACCACCCGTCTTAACAGCCAGCTTCAAGCGGCCAAGCCCGGAATCCAGGCCCAGCTCCAACAAGTGAAGGCGAATCAGGACGCAGTCGCTGCGGAGATCTCGGAGCGCGACCGCAAACTGCGCGAAGCATGGTTGGCCGAACAGCAGCGACTGGCCGCAGCCGCTGCGGCAGCCGCTCAGGCACAAAACCAAGCAGCCCCGCAACCTTTTGTCCCCCCAGCGAGCAACCCGCGCTCCAACTTCGGCCTGATCCACCCGGTGCCCGCGAACATCCCGATCACCTCGGGCTTCGGGTGGCGTGCGACGCCGCCTGGGACCATCGATTTCTACGGCCAAGGCGGCTACATGCACACGGGCATCGACTTCGGCGCCCCCTGTGGAACCCCGGTATACGCCGCCGCTGCCGGCACGGTGTTTTCAGCGGGCTGGGGTAACGACGGCGGTGGCAACCGTGTCAAGATATCGCACGGAGTCATCAATGGTGATTCCCTGACCACGGTTTACTACCACAACACCAGCGTGGTGGTTTCTTCCGGTCAGCAGGTGAGCCAAGGCCAGCTCATTGCATATTCAGGGACCACGGGTAACTCCACTGGTTGCCACGTGCATTTTGAAACCTGGGTGAATGGGCAGGCCGTCGACCCGATGAACCTTTTGTAG
- a CDS encoding type II secretion system F family protein encodes MAPLLGVLCGLGVFLVWWSAWEQHPLAAKEPKPKRLESLLLTAGIEKVSGGGFIASCLGLGLFTTLVIYVVTASFSIAACFGLFGAWLPLAVVSWRARKRTAMLRELWPDVVDHLRSAIRAGLSLPEALIQLGDKGPEELRALFREFAADYRSGGHFDAALSKLKERLADPVADRIIEALRLTRDVGGSDLGRLLGTLAEFLRESARTRRELEARQSWTINGARLAVAAPWIVLMLLASRPEAVAAYNSAAGVSVLGGGLLVSGFCYWAMLRIAALPEDERVLR; translated from the coding sequence ATGGCGCCGCTGCTGGGCGTTCTCTGCGGCCTGGGCGTCTTTCTTGTCTGGTGGTCTGCGTGGGAACAACACCCCCTTGCCGCCAAGGAGCCCAAACCGAAACGCCTTGAGTCTTTGTTGCTCACCGCCGGGATCGAAAAGGTGAGCGGCGGGGGATTCATCGCATCGTGCCTGGGATTGGGCCTCTTCACCACGCTGGTGATCTACGTCGTGACAGCGTCCTTTTCGATTGCGGCGTGTTTCGGCTTGTTCGGCGCGTGGCTTCCCTTGGCCGTTGTCAGCTGGCGGGCGCGCAAGCGGACCGCCATGCTCCGGGAGCTCTGGCCCGATGTCGTCGACCATTTGCGCTCGGCAATCCGCGCAGGACTTTCGCTGCCCGAGGCGCTTATCCAACTTGGGGACAAGGGGCCCGAAGAGTTGCGGGCCCTCTTCCGCGAGTTTGCTGCGGATTACCGTTCCGGCGGTCATTTTGATGCGGCGTTGAGCAAGCTAAAGGAGCGTTTGGCCGATCCCGTTGCCGACCGGATCATTGAGGCACTCAGGCTGACCCGCGACGTGGGCGGATCCGATCTCGGTCGCCTTTTGGGAACTCTCGCCGAGTTCCTTCGCGAGAGCGCGAGGACCCGCCGCGAACTCGAGGCACGACAATCATGGACCATCAATGGGGCGCGCCTGGCCGTTGCCGCCCCGTGGATCGTCCTGATGCTGCTGGCCAGCAGGCCGGAAGCCGTCGCCGCGTACAACTCGGCCGCGGGAGTCAGCGTTCTTGGAGGCGGATTGTTGGTGTCGGGCTTCTGCTACTGGGCGATGCTGCGCATTGCCGCGCTTCCTGAAGATGAAAGGGTGCTTCGATGA
- the prfB gene encoding peptide chain release factor 2, with protein sequence MAQIDFPAEIRALRSTYRSIEQVSDVEKLKEEIAELSERAGEPNLWDDPAAAQVITSKLSHRQSELERLNRLTGRIDDLEVLVELGQDEDDDASMVEAATELDSIRKALKELEVVTLLSGEYDEREAVVTIRAGAGGVDAADFAEMLMRMYLRWAERHGYPTTVMDTSYAEEAGLKSATFEVKAPYAFGTLSVEAGTHRLVRISPFDNQGRRQTSFAAVEVIPLIEQTDSIDIPDNEIRVDVFRSSGPGGQSVNTTDSAVRLTHIPSGIVVSMQNEKSQLQNRAAAMRVLQSRLLLLKKEQEDAEKKAFAGDVKASWGDQMRSYVLNPYQMVKDLRTEHEVGNTSAVFDGDIDDFIDAGIRWRTGNRNAEG encoded by the coding sequence ATGGCTCAGATTGACTTTCCCGCAGAAATCCGCGCGCTTCGCTCCACCTACCGCTCCATCGAACAGGTTTCCGATGTCGAGAAGCTCAAGGAGGAGATCGCAGAACTGAGCGAGCGGGCGGGTGAACCGAACCTCTGGGACGATCCAGCTGCCGCACAGGTGATTACATCGAAGTTGTCCCACCGGCAGTCGGAACTTGAACGGTTGAACAGGCTGACGGGCCGCATCGACGACCTTGAGGTTCTCGTCGAGCTCGGCCAGGACGAAGACGACGACGCCTCCATGGTCGAAGCTGCCACGGAACTCGACTCTATTCGCAAGGCCCTCAAGGAACTTGAAGTGGTAACCCTGCTCTCCGGCGAGTACGACGAACGCGAAGCGGTCGTCACGATTCGTGCGGGCGCCGGCGGTGTTGACGCGGCGGACTTCGCCGAAATGCTCATGCGCATGTACCTACGCTGGGCGGAACGCCACGGCTACCCGACTACAGTCATGGACACTTCGTACGCCGAAGAGGCCGGCCTCAAATCAGCCACTTTCGAGGTCAAAGCGCCGTACGCCTTCGGTACCCTCAGTGTCGAAGCCGGGACGCACCGCCTTGTCCGCATTAGCCCCTTCGACAACCAGGGCCGACGGCAAACGTCCTTTGCCGCCGTCGAAGTCATCCCGCTCATTGAGCAGACCGACTCGATCGACATTCCGGACAATGAGATCCGCGTCGATGTCTTCCGCTCGTCCGGGCCTGGCGGCCAGTCAGTCAACACGACGGACTCCGCAGTACGTTTGACCCATATCCCCTCAGGGATTGTCGTCTCCATGCAGAACGAGAAGTCCCAGCTGCAGAACCGCGCGGCCGCAATGCGCGTGCTCCAGTCGCGGCTCCTCCTCCTGAAAAAGGAGCAGGAAGACGCTGAGAAGAAGGCATTCGCAGGTGACGTCAAGGCATCGTGGGGGGACCAGATGCGTTCGTATGTCCTCAATCCGTACCAGATGGTCAAGGATCTGCGGACTGAACACGAAGTGGGCAACACGTCAGCGGTGTTCGACGGCGACATCGACGACTTCATCGACGCCGGCATTCGTTGGCGCACGGGCAACCGCAACGCCGAGGGATAA
- a CDS encoding TadE family protein translates to MPFRSRGAEDGRSVSASRGDEQGSAVVDFVLVGGLLTVFFLAVVQLTLVLHVRNTLIEAASSGARYGALADRTPADARERTADLIGMALNADYARDISTSEASFQGIHTLVVTVRAPLPVIGLIGPGAALEVRGHAATSG, encoded by the coding sequence ATGCCGTTCCGCAGCCGTGGAGCGGAAGATGGCCGGAGCGTCAGTGCCAGCCGAGGGGATGAACAGGGCTCCGCCGTCGTGGATTTTGTGCTGGTCGGGGGTCTGTTGACCGTGTTCTTCCTCGCCGTCGTTCAACTGACCCTCGTGTTGCACGTGCGCAATACCCTCATTGAGGCAGCCTCGTCCGGTGCCCGTTACGGCGCTCTCGCCGACCGGACGCCGGCGGATGCCCGTGAGCGCACCGCAGACCTGATCGGAATGGCGCTGAACGCGGATTATGCGCGGGACATCTCGACGTCGGAGGCCAGCTTCCAGGGAATCCATACCCTGGTAGTGACAGTCCGGGCACCCTTGCCCGTCATCGGGCTGATAGGACCCGGAGCGGCGCTGGAGGTGAGGGGGCATGCTGCGACTTCTGGCTGA
- the smpB gene encoding SsrA-binding protein SmpB, which produces MPKESGRKVVATNRKARHDYHILDTYEAGIALMGTEVKSLREGHASMVDGFCTFYNDELWMEGIHIPEYNQGSWTNHAARRRRKLLLHREELNKISGKIRETGLTVVPLQLYFLDGRAKVEIALARGKKDYDKRQTLREQQDKRESLRELRERNRR; this is translated from the coding sequence GTGCCCAAGGAAAGTGGCCGTAAGGTAGTGGCCACCAATCGCAAGGCTCGGCATGACTACCACATATTGGATACCTATGAGGCCGGCATTGCCCTCATGGGAACCGAAGTAAAGTCCCTGCGTGAAGGCCACGCCTCCATGGTGGATGGCTTCTGTACTTTCTACAATGACGAGTTGTGGATGGAGGGCATCCATATCCCTGAGTACAACCAGGGGAGCTGGACCAACCACGCGGCGCGCCGCCGGCGGAAGCTGCTGCTTCACCGCGAGGAACTCAACAAGATCTCCGGCAAGATCCGTGAAACAGGACTGACGGTCGTACCGCTCCAGCTGTACTTCCTGGATGGACGCGCCAAGGTCGAGATTGCGTTGGCTCGAGGCAAGAAGGATTACGACAAACGGCAGACCTTGCGCGAGCAGCAGGACAAGCGTGAATCACTGCGTGAACTGCGCGAGCGCAACCGCCGCTGA
- a CDS encoding type II secretion system F family protein, translating to MTALTALAVSCGFLLGAGLWLIFVRMPFMRAIPFAERIEPQLRSQNLESRLLSTTPDVAPFGPLERILRPAIRDALRYLAKFNLGAASLNKRLAKSGSGKSALDFRAEQLLWAAAGFATAVAVVVVSAARGRINPGLAVASVLVCALGGFLFRDYVLGVRIKRRQRQMLTEFPSLAELMALAVGAGESASGALDRVCRIARGELAKEFALVAAATRAGTPLVDALHEFSGRTELGPLIRFVDGIVVAVERGTPLADVLRAQAADVRDSAKRELMEAAGRKEIAMMVPLVFGVLPLTVIFAVYPGLAALELGF from the coding sequence ATGACTGCGTTGACTGCCCTGGCCGTGTCCTGCGGCTTTCTTTTGGGAGCCGGGTTGTGGCTCATCTTTGTTCGCATGCCATTCATGCGGGCCATTCCCTTCGCGGAACGCATCGAGCCGCAGCTCCGGTCCCAGAACCTCGAATCGCGCCTGCTGTCCACAACCCCGGACGTCGCACCGTTCGGCCCCTTGGAGCGCATTCTGCGGCCGGCGATCCGGGACGCTCTCCGCTACCTGGCGAAATTCAACCTCGGTGCCGCGTCCCTCAACAAGAGGCTGGCAAAGTCCGGTTCCGGCAAGTCCGCGCTGGACTTCCGCGCGGAGCAGCTGCTATGGGCGGCGGCGGGCTTTGCCACGGCGGTTGCCGTGGTGGTCGTGAGTGCCGCCCGGGGGCGGATCAATCCGGGGCTTGCGGTTGCCTCGGTCCTGGTTTGTGCACTGGGTGGCTTTCTTTTCCGCGACTACGTGCTGGGGGTGCGGATCAAACGAAGGCAAAGGCAGATGCTGACGGAATTCCCCAGCCTTGCAGAATTGATGGCCCTCGCGGTGGGTGCGGGGGAGAGCGCCAGCGGTGCCCTCGATAGAGTATGTCGGATAGCCCGCGGCGAGCTGGCGAAGGAGTTTGCCCTGGTAGCGGCCGCCACGCGGGCCGGCACGCCGCTGGTTGACGCCTTGCACGAGTTTTCGGGACGAACCGAGCTCGGACCGCTTATTCGGTTCGTGGATGGGATTGTCGTTGCCGTCGAACGTGGTACCCCTTTGGCAGATGTTTTGCGGGCCCAAGCTGCGGATGTCCGCGATTCCGCCAAACGGGAGCTGATGGAAGCGGCGGGCCGCAAGGAAATCGCCATGATGGTGCCGCTGGTTTTCGGCGTCCTCCCCCTCACAGTGATCTTCGCCGTCTATCCGGGCCTGGCCGCGCTGGAACTTGGTTTCTGA
- the ftsE gene encoding cell division ATP-binding protein FtsE — MIRFENVTKVYDPNARPALDAVNLEIDRGEFTFLVGASGSGKSTFLRLILKEDRATSGSVYVAGQNVANISSWRVPKLRRGIGVVFQDFRLLPQKNVFANVAFAMQVIGKSRSIIRETVPEVLKTVGLEGKERRMPHELSGGEQQRVAIARAVVNRPGILLADEPTGNLDPITSMGIMGVLDKINQNGTTVVMATHDDDIVNEMRKRVVELRAGVVVRDEARALYTSMIPVVGESRRMKDASDAEIDRAQGVQQ; from the coding sequence ATGATCCGATTTGAGAATGTCACCAAGGTCTACGACCCCAATGCCCGTCCGGCGCTGGATGCTGTCAACCTTGAGATTGACCGTGGAGAATTCACCTTCCTCGTCGGGGCCTCTGGCTCCGGCAAGTCGACGTTCCTGCGGCTCATTCTGAAGGAAGACCGGGCAACATCGGGTTCGGTGTACGTCGCAGGCCAGAACGTAGCCAACATTTCAAGCTGGCGGGTCCCCAAGCTTCGCCGTGGAATCGGTGTCGTTTTCCAGGACTTCCGCCTGTTGCCGCAGAAGAATGTCTTCGCCAATGTGGCCTTCGCCATGCAGGTGATCGGCAAGAGCCGCAGCATCATCCGCGAGACAGTTCCGGAAGTGCTGAAGACTGTTGGGCTTGAAGGCAAGGAACGCCGCATGCCCCACGAGTTGTCCGGTGGTGAGCAGCAGCGCGTCGCGATCGCCCGTGCCGTCGTCAACCGCCCCGGCATCCTCCTTGCGGACGAACCCACCGGAAACCTGGACCCCATTACCTCGATGGGCATTATGGGTGTGCTCGACAAGATCAACCAGAACGGCACCACTGTGGTCATGGCAACGCACGACGACGACATTGTGAACGAGATGCGAAAGCGCGTGGTGGAGCTCCGGGCCGGCGTGGTGGTCCGTGATGAGGCAAGGGCCCTATATACCTCGATGATTCCGGTGGTGGGAGAGTCCCGGCGAATGAAGGACGCGAGCGATGCTGAAATCGATCGCGCACAGGGGGTCCAGCAGTGA
- a CDS encoding DUF4236 domain-containing protein — protein MGFVFRKRIKAGKNTSINLSKSGASVSERVGPVSINSRGRVTVRTLPGLSFRFGRRRRG, from the coding sequence ATGGGTTTCGTATTCCGCAAGCGCATCAAAGCCGGGAAAAACACGAGCATCAATCTGTCCAAGTCTGGCGCGTCAGTCTCGGAACGTGTCGGCCCAGTGAGCATAAACAGCCGTGGCCGCGTAACGGTCCGGACCTTGCCCGGTTTGTCGTTCAGGTTCGGCCGGAGACGACGTGGTTAG
- a CDS encoding helix-turn-helix domain-containing protein, which translates to MSRISHPVDAWAGIDDDAAQSLADDNLGAQEHLWESLAAARRASGLTDEQVAERLGVTAELANAIGEGRIDITLGDLREFAYAVDAVVAYKVSPRYTTTYDTFRRSLVGELPWHTPSQEEHGDDDEVNVRRRAEMLTGGH; encoded by the coding sequence ATGAGCCGAATAAGCCACCCTGTTGATGCCTGGGCGGGCATCGATGACGATGCCGCCCAGTCTCTTGCGGATGACAATCTGGGTGCCCAAGAACATCTATGGGAATCGTTGGCAGCGGCCCGTAGAGCATCAGGGCTCACTGATGAGCAAGTTGCTGAGCGACTCGGTGTAACTGCGGAGTTGGCCAACGCAATTGGTGAGGGACGAATTGACATCACCCTTGGCGATCTTCGCGAGTTCGCCTATGCGGTAGATGCCGTGGTCGCCTATAAGGTTAGCCCCCGTTACACAACGACTTACGACACTTTCCGCCGTTCGCTGGTGGGAGAACTACCGTGGCACACTCCTAGCCAAGAAGAGCATGGGGATGACGACGAAGTTAACGTCCGCCGCAGAGCCGAAATGCTTACCGGTGGACACTGA
- a CDS encoding phage major capsid protein, translating into MREMLNEKKAEIKAAAGALLARAETENRQLTDAEEAEFQRFMEDGESVERQLDRAAKFNEDARKLSEHLSGTGTGTGGAEARAVKFINRNTGAPALRSNQLFGEHELVVAHRERGRLGEEAAMATYGGSIVEMVRSLSTTGASAVVPTVWASQIIDVARANAAVMKAGATILPMDASTVQVGRLTGDVTAAFRAEGSAINASDPTFDNVTLTAKSLNALVVGSVEWFDDAPNADGLVINSIGKAIGLMIDKVALYGGITTGAGSVNLPTPPNPRGVLAALNANRPANVIGAAATNGTTPTSYDELIDLDYTVENLNEHPTGLILPSRLAQKYAKFKDTTNQPMRKPDDLSDLPFYVSNQVQSGMTQGTSTTAADAFVGDWTELLIGQRLGLQIQVLTERYAELGQIGIVATWRGDIQPARTSAFAVYRYLVGL; encoded by the coding sequence ATGCGTGAAATGCTGAATGAGAAGAAGGCCGAGATAAAGGCGGCCGCCGGTGCTTTGCTGGCCCGCGCTGAGACGGAGAACCGCCAACTTACCGACGCGGAAGAGGCCGAGTTCCAACGGTTCATGGAAGACGGCGAGTCAGTTGAGCGGCAGTTGGACCGGGCCGCCAAGTTCAACGAGGATGCCCGCAAGCTGAGTGAGCATCTGTCCGGGACCGGGACCGGGACCGGAGGCGCGGAGGCGCGGGCCGTCAAGTTCATCAACCGCAATACCGGTGCACCTGCTCTCCGGTCCAACCAGTTGTTCGGTGAACATGAACTGGTGGTTGCGCACCGCGAGCGGGGCCGGCTGGGCGAAGAAGCGGCGATGGCCACGTATGGCGGCAGCATCGTTGAAATGGTCCGCTCTCTGTCCACAACCGGCGCGTCTGCTGTTGTTCCTACCGTGTGGGCGTCGCAGATCATCGACGTTGCCCGTGCCAACGCTGCGGTTATGAAGGCCGGGGCGACCATTTTGCCGATGGACGCGAGTACCGTCCAGGTTGGGCGGCTCACGGGCGATGTGACGGCCGCGTTCCGGGCGGAAGGTTCCGCCATAAATGCGTCCGATCCTACGTTCGACAACGTAACGCTCACGGCGAAGAGCCTGAACGCGCTTGTGGTCGGGTCCGTGGAATGGTTCGATGATGCGCCGAACGCTGACGGCCTCGTGATCAATTCAATCGGCAAGGCAATCGGGCTGATGATCGACAAGGTTGCGCTCTACGGTGGCATCACGACCGGGGCCGGCTCAGTCAACCTTCCCACGCCGCCAAACCCCCGCGGCGTCCTGGCTGCTCTCAACGCGAACCGGCCGGCCAACGTGATTGGCGCGGCCGCCACGAACGGCACGACGCCCACAAGCTATGACGAGCTCATCGACCTTGACTACACGGTGGAAAACCTCAATGAGCACCCTACAGGCCTGATTCTTCCGTCCCGGTTGGCTCAGAAGTACGCGAAATTCAAGGACACCACGAACCAGCCGATGCGGAAGCCGGATGACCTTAGCGACCTCCCGTTCTACGTCTCGAACCAAGTGCAGTCAGGCATGACGCAAGGCACCTCAACCACCGCCGCTGATGCGTTCGTTGGTGACTGGACCGAACTGCTGATCGGGCAGCGTCTCGGACTGCAAATTCAGGTGCTCACGGAGCGCTACGCGGAGCTTGGACAGATCGGCATCGTCGCCACGTGGCGCGGCGATATCCAGCCTGCCCGCACCAGCGCGTTCGCGGTGTACCGGTACTTGGTCGGTTTGTAA
- a CDS encoding recombinase family protein: protein MSTAVTACGIYARISSDDGSALGVARQIEDCTREAERRGWPVAQVFTDNDVSATKSKPRPEYERLLVAIEARTIDALVVYDVDRLTRTPAELERFIDLADRHHAALASVGGDVDLATPQGRLTARIKGSVARHEVEQMSRRLKRKFQESAKDGQAHGVTPFGYRRERTKDDQGRDSGYREVIEPAEADAVRELYRMVIAGESLRGLAKYLNDRGFKTGRGNEFRGNVVGNMLRRQRYAGHRTHAGQIVSKGQWEPIVSQDTWDQVAAILAAPGRRHSRGLEPKHLLSGIALCGRCGTAMRPSISTRRKPSYVCPGCMRLTRQMDPVHEVVNAVMIGRLSRPDVLAATAPKPDMLRAALAARDAVLARMDAAADMSAAGITTPRQFARMNEQLKTQLDAAEHEVKASQPVRVLDGMTGPDSAASWAAASIDRKREIIRTLATVTILPSGPGIPFSPEQVEISWKTD from the coding sequence ATGAGCACAGCAGTGACAGCCTGCGGGATCTATGCGCGGATATCGTCTGACGACGGTTCGGCACTTGGAGTGGCGCGGCAGATAGAGGATTGCACGCGGGAGGCCGAGCGGCGCGGCTGGCCTGTTGCCCAAGTCTTCACAGACAATGATGTTTCCGCAACCAAGTCCAAGCCACGCCCGGAGTATGAGCGGCTGTTGGTGGCTATTGAGGCGCGGACCATTGACGCTCTGGTGGTCTATGACGTGGACAGGCTCACTCGCACCCCGGCGGAACTTGAGCGGTTCATTGACCTAGCTGACAGGCACCATGCGGCGTTGGCGTCCGTTGGTGGCGATGTGGACTTGGCAACGCCCCAGGGGCGGCTTACGGCGCGTATCAAGGGCAGCGTGGCCCGTCATGAGGTCGAGCAAATGTCACGCCGCCTGAAGCGCAAATTTCAGGAGAGCGCGAAAGATGGGCAAGCTCACGGTGTTACTCCGTTCGGGTACAGGCGTGAGCGCACCAAAGACGATCAAGGCCGGGACTCCGGATACCGCGAGGTCATCGAGCCGGCCGAGGCTGATGCGGTCCGGGAGCTCTACCGGATGGTGATTGCCGGGGAGTCATTGCGGGGCCTTGCGAAATACCTGAATGACAGGGGTTTCAAAACGGGCAGGGGCAACGAGTTCAGGGGCAATGTGGTGGGTAATATGTTGCGCCGTCAGCGCTACGCGGGGCATAGGACACATGCCGGGCAGATCGTGAGCAAGGGACAATGGGAGCCGATCGTCAGCCAGGACACTTGGGATCAGGTTGCCGCAATCCTCGCCGCTCCCGGGCGTCGCCATTCTCGTGGTCTTGAGCCTAAGCACCTGCTTTCGGGTATTGCCTTGTGTGGGCGGTGCGGGACGGCCATGAGGCCGAGCATAAGTACAAGACGGAAGCCGTCCTATGTGTGCCCCGGTTGCATGCGGTTGACCCGCCAGATGGACCCCGTGCATGAAGTCGTCAATGCAGTCATGATTGGGCGGCTCTCGCGTCCGGACGTGCTAGCAGCGACCGCACCTAAACCCGACATGCTCCGGGCCGCGCTCGCTGCCCGGGATGCAGTGTTGGCACGGATGGACGCGGCTGCCGACATGTCCGCTGCGGGGATTACCACGCCAAGGCAGTTCGCAAGGATGAACGAGCAGCTAAAGACGCAACTGGACGCTGCTGAGCATGAGGTCAAAGCGTCGCAGCCGGTCCGCGTTCTTGACGGCATGACCGGGCCGGATTCTGCTGCTAGCTGGGCGGCCGCGTCCATAGACCGCAAGCGAGAGATCATCCGCACTCTAGCCACGGTGACAATTCTCCCGTCCGGTCCGGGTATCCCTTTTTCGCCAGAACAGGTGGAGATCTCATGGAAGACCGATTGA